In one window of Macadamia integrifolia cultivar HAES 741 chromosome 2, SCU_Mint_v3, whole genome shotgun sequence DNA:
- the LOC122072241 gene encoding probable E3 ubiquitin-protein ligase RNF144A isoform X2 — protein sequence MEEEVQSLTCEICVEPMTETKKFSNNKRCAHPFCLDCIVKYIEAKIGENSTAEVPCPASNCDKFLDPISCRPILPAGLFERWCDVLCESAVLRGESSHCYCPSAGCSTLVLNECGGIITKSECPNCKKLFCFQCKITWHVGFGCNETEQLRDENDFLFGELVVRNNWKRCPNCKFRVEKLDGCRSIQCS from the exons ATGGAAGAAGAGGTTCAAAGTCTTACTTGTGAGATTTGTGTAGAGCCCATGACAGAGACAAAGAAATTCAGCAACAATAAGAGGTGTGCCCATCCATTCTGCTTAGATTGTATTGTCAAGTACATAGAAGCCAAAATAGGAGAGAACAGTACAGCAGAGGTACCATGCCCAGCCTCAAACTGTGACAAGTTCTTGGATCCCATCTCATGCCGACCGATCCTCCCTGCTGGATTGTTCGAAAGATGGTGTGATGTGCTGTGCGAATCTGCAGTTCTGAGGGGTGAGAGTTCGCACTGCTACTGCCCTTCGGCCGGGTGTTCGACGTTAGTCCTGAATGAGTGTGGGGGGATCATTACAAAGTCAGAGTGCCCAAATTGTAAGAAACTTTTCTGTTTCCAGTGCAAGATCACTTGGCATGTGGGTTTTGGGTGCAATGAGACCGAGCAGTTGAGAGATGAAAATGACTTTCTATTTGGCGAGCTTGTTGTCAGGAACAACTGGAAGAGATGTCCAAACTGCAAATTTCGTGTGGAGAAACTTGATGGTTGCCGAAGTATACAATGCAG ttga
- the LOC122090605 gene encoding UBP1-associated protein 2A-like, translating to MAKKRKVGEEVDMSVTEPDTNDDEGTEEDVEEDVEEDAEEELEGGEEEEEDLTKLLEPFNKEQLIDLLRMAAANDPKVVEEIHRIADRDPAHRKIFVHGLGWETTSEKLSEFFSQYGELEDCNVVVDKATGKSKGYGFLLFKHRQGAQKALKEPQKKIESRMTACQLASAGPVNMSHSNSVSHTQQQTQNPSHDNLPRKIYVGNVHSDIPADQLHAFFSKYGEIEEGPLGFDKLTGKSKGFALFIYKTVEGARKALEEPNKSFDGHQLYCQKATDSHKQRASTAPTTGGGGTASGNVPGVGGFNNPAGYGFNAHGGAGFGTHGGAGFSAPDGAMGQQPSGSAAQFLGQGLLGGNLPFGPGVPPNQQAVLAVLAAAGQNPAAFGFNPAVLASLNPAFAAAMNSAPPPVAPASQSTMPQAMPGYGMGNPGYQNPQAYQVNNSYQSGPMGQGHQPRPHSAVGPMGGYGAR from the coding sequence ATGGCGAAGAAGCGAAAGGTCGGCGAAGAGGTAGACATGTCCGTCACTGAACCCGACACGAACGATGACGAGGGAACTGAAGAAGACGTTGAAGAAGACGTAGAAGAAGATGCAGAAGAAGAActtgaaggaggagaagaagaggaagaagacctAACGAAGCTGCTAGAGCCCTTCAACAAAGAACAACTCATAGACCTCCTTCGGATGGCGGCCGCTAACGATCCCAAAGTAGTCGAAGAAATCCATCGAATCGCTGACCGTGATCCCGCTCACCGTAAGATCTTCGTCCATGGACTTGGTTGGGAAACTACCTCTGAAAAGCTCTCTGAGTTCTTCTCGCAGTATGGAGAACTCGAAGATTGCAACGTTGTCGTGGACAAGGCCACTGGCAAATCCAAAGGTtatggcttcttgctcttcaagcACCGTCAAGGGGCTCAAAAAGCCCTCAAAGAGCCACAGAAAAAGATTGAGTCTCGGATGACCGCGTGCCAGCTTGCCTCCGCAGGTCCTGTCAATATGTCTCATTCGAATTCAGTTTCGCATACGCAGCAGCAGACGCAGAATCCATCGCACGATAATCTACCTAGGAAAATTTATGTCGGTAATGTGCATTCGGATATTCCTGCTGATCAATTACACGCTTTCTTCTCCAAGTATGGGGAAATCGAAGAAGGTCCTTTGGGGTTTGATAAACTAACGGGAAAATCCAAGGGTTTTGCTCTTTTTATCTATAAGACTGTGGAAGGGGCGAGAAAGGCTTTAGAAGAACCGAACAAGAGTTTCGATGGGCATCAGTTGTATTGCCAGAAAGCGACCGATAGCCACAAACAAAGGGCTTCTACTGCCCCCACCACCGGAGGCGGCGGGACTGCCTCTGGGAATGTTCCGGGCGTTGGTGGCTTTAATAACCCCGCAGGTTATGGCTTCAATGCACACGGTGGTGCTGGTTTTGGCACGCACGGTGGTGCTGGTTTTAGTGCTCCGGATGGGGCTATGGGTCAGCAGCCTTCGGGATCTGCTGCGCAATTCTTAGGTCAGGGGCTACTTGGTGGAAACCTTCCGTTTGGCCCCGGGGTTCCTCCAAATCAACAGGCGGTGCTTGCTGTATTGGCTGCTGCTGGACAGAATCCAGCTGCGTTTGGATTTAATCCTGCTGTTCTTGCATCGTTGAACCCAGCTTTTGCAGCTGCGATGAATTCTGCTCCACCACCTGTTGCACCCGCATCTCAATCCACAATGCCGCAGGCAATGCCGGGATATGGAATGGGGAATCCTGGTTATCAGAACCCACAAGCTTATCAAGTTAATAACTCATATCAGAGTGGCCCAATGGGACAGGGTCATCAACCTAGGCCACATTCTGCTGTTGGCCCAATGGGAGGATATGGTGCACGCTAG
- the LOC122072241 gene encoding probable E3 ubiquitin-protein ligase RNF144A isoform X1: MEEEVQSLTCEICVEPMTETKKFSNNKRCAHPFCLDCIVKYIEAKIGENSTAEVPCPASNCDKFLDPISCRPILPAGLFERWCDVLCESAVLRGESSHCYCPSAGCSTLVLNECGGIITKSECPNCKKLFCFQCKITWHVGFGCNETEQLRDENDFLFGELVVRNNWKRCPNCKFRVEKLDGCRSIQCRCGVMFCYACEKMKDECICCIRNVPRLDNHFVPWRGATSAAIDERRLTQNQNVVRVDNHMVCRRTETLSNANFNICMVKALVVVVVGVLYVVLCVVLSRYNH, translated from the exons ATGGAAGAAGAGGTTCAAAGTCTTACTTGTGAGATTTGTGTAGAGCCCATGACAGAGACAAAGAAATTCAGCAACAATAAGAGGTGTGCCCATCCATTCTGCTTAGATTGTATTGTCAAGTACATAGAAGCCAAAATAGGAGAGAACAGTACAGCAGAGGTACCATGCCCAGCCTCAAACTGTGACAAGTTCTTGGATCCCATCTCATGCCGACCGATCCTCCCTGCTGGATTGTTCGAAAGATGGTGTGATGTGCTGTGCGAATCTGCAGTTCTGAGGGGTGAGAGTTCGCACTGCTACTGCCCTTCGGCCGGGTGTTCGACGTTAGTCCTGAATGAGTGTGGGGGGATCATTACAAAGTCAGAGTGCCCAAATTGTAAGAAACTTTTCTGTTTCCAGTGCAAGATCACTTGGCATGTGGGTTTTGGGTGCAATGAGACCGAGCAGTTGAGAGATGAAAATGACTTTCTATTTGGCGAGCTTGTTGTCAGGAACAACTGGAAGAGATGTCCAAACTGCAAATTTCGTGTGGAGAAACTTGATGGTTGCCGAAGTATACAATGCAG ATGTGGGGTTATGTTTTGCTATGCCTGTGAAAAAATGAAGGATGAGTGCATATGTTGCATAAGAAACGTGCCTAGATTGGATAACCATTTCGTGCCTTGGAGGGGTGCAACTAGTGCCGCTATTGATGAGAGACGTTTGACACAAAACCAAAACGTGGTTAGAGTGGATAACCATATGGTGTGTAGGAGGactgaaacgttatcaaacgcaAACTTTAATATATGTATGGTTAAGGCTTTAgttgtagttgttgttggagtacTATATGTTGTACTTTGTGTTGTTCTTAGTCGTTATaatcattaa